A genomic stretch from Hemibagrus wyckioides isolate EC202008001 linkage group LG02, SWU_Hwy_1.0, whole genome shotgun sequence includes:
- the sh2b1 gene encoding SH2B adapter protein 1 isoform X2, whose amino-acid sequence MNGSLLPPPSPRAAANSSPLPPSPSPSPSPPSPSLLPLSVRPPPLPPPASGQPLSSLSDTPTPSPSPCLSWTEFCELHARVAAGDFARHFRAFLMENPHYSHDSAAAFCRRFTDRFVRHFESELEGSGAVREGTGIWVTQSDGTSLEEEPTSPPLLPPDAVSTCLPTHVRAPPKPLSAQQELDTRGADRFQNPNVFQDSYAHAQILPPSSSSSCSSSMGGNNGRREDRALTVKKYPGHLPGNGDLEEEEDSWVGPVTGEEAESDELVGKDCEAEGNTFTDRPDSSLTPLSPASGGPLNSGSKGNIPGAGGHSKNKLKKRFSLRNVGRSVRGSVRGILHWRSSSSDSPQSCGSANATPLPSSYSYTMGLQDAKRNAQGAPTSLPVSLSLPLSLPHSSSSSLPPSSSSSATSLSLSEARDRRRSNGEGEKEKWTHRLEKLRLSRSPPPTLQAPVGPTSALLPSVLPSRKTGRLVREGGVNVCSSADEFTGSHGFPGFSFGLLHHGMDNNNAVSGSSAEQTGGMPPPVTVGAIAGRGTRWHKCRLVLKERDKEGGERGEEYFLEFYIPPKASKPRLTIPCCCILDVRSTTALEVPDKENTFLLQLEGQVQYVIETRDAVQMRAWLSDIRNSICLSEQEDIEGVCGGAQTDLSSTPEFSDRLSQVCYGGVGGSPLLEQLPPELPPRAPLDEPDGRLLGGGGASLGMPFPETPDATGSFLFSEGSAAEPVEHPLSECQWFHGTLSRLKAAQLVLAGGMASHGVFLVRQSETRRGEYVLTFNFQGKAKHLRLSLNEDGQCRVQHLWFQSIFDMLEHFRVHPIPLESGGASDVTLISFVGATAARQPGRDRAGSRPTVCDVITTRHPDSPSTPISDCVLDQQTP is encoded by the exons ATGAACGGCTCCTTATTACCCCCGCCTAGCCCACGGGCTGCAGCAAACtcatctcctcttcctccatccCCATCTCCCTCACCTTCTCCTCCATCTCCCTCATTGCTCCCCCTTTCTGTGCGTCCCCCACCTTTGCCCCCTCCGGCTTCTGGCCAGCCACTGTCTTCTCTGTCTGACACACCGACTCCCTCACCTTCTCCCTGCCTTAGCTGGACCGAGTTCTGTGAGCTTCATGCCCGGGTAGCTGCTGGTGATTTTGCCCGTCACTTCAGGGCCTTTCTCATGGAGAATCCACATTATTCCCACGATTCTGCTGCTGCTTTCTGCCGCCGCTTCACTGACCGATTTGTTCGGCATTTCGAGAGCGAACTCGAGGGAAGCGGTGCAGTGAGGGAGGGTACAGGGATTTGGGTCACTCAGTCTGATGGCACGTCACTGGAGGAAGAGCCGACATCTCCACCACTTCTGCCACCTGACGCTGTTTCAACCTGCTTGCCTACACACGTCAGAGCTCCACCCAAGCCACTTTCAGCTCAGCAGGAATTGGACACTAGAGGTGCAGACAGATTTCAGAATCCCAATGTTTTCCAGGACTCGTATGCTCATGCGCAAATTTTGCCACCTTCCTCTTCTTCGTCTTGTTCATCTTCAATGGGTGGGAACAACGGTCGAAGGGAAGATAGGGCATTGACGGTTAAAAAGTATCCTGGCCACTTGCCTGGTAATGGAGACCTGGAAGAAGAGGAGGACAGTTGGGTGGGGCCAGTGACAGGAGAGGAGGCAGAGTCAGATGAGCTAGTGGGGAAAGACTGCGAGGCAGAGGGCAATACTTTCACAGACAGACCTGACAGCAGCCTAACACCACTAAGCCCTGCTTCCGGTGGACCGCTAAACTCTGGGTCAAAGGGCAACATCCCAGGTGCAGGTGGTCACTCGAAAAACAAGCTAAAGAAACGCTTCTCCCTACGCAATGTGGGCCGCAGTGTGCGGGGCAGTGTGAGAGGTATCCTGCACTGGCGGAGCTCCTCTAGTGATTCGCCTCAAAGTTGTGGCTCGGCTAATGCCACGCCATTGCCCTCAAGTTACAGCTACACTATGGGCCTGCAGGATGCCAAGAGGAATGCTCAAGGTGCTCCAACCTCGCTTCCTGTCTCACTTTCCCTGCCCctttcactccctcactcatcgTCCTCATCCCTGCCGCCGTCATCCTCCAGCAGCgccacctctctctccctctctgaagCTCGTGATCGGAGGAGGAGTAATGGAGAAGGCGAGAAAGAGAAGTGGACCCACAGGCTGGAGAAGCTGCGTTTGTCCCGCTCTCCACCACCAACCCTGCAAGCACCCGTGGGACCCACGTCAGCCTTGTTACCCTCTGTCCTACCTTCTAGGAAGACAGGTAGACTTGTACGAGAGGGAGGAGTGAACGTCTGCTCCTCGGCAGATGAATTTACTGGCTCCCATGGCTTTCCAGGCTTCTCTTTCGGGTTGCTCCATCATGGCATGGACAATAACAATGCGGTCTCTGGCTCCAGTGCAGAGCAAACAGGTGGAATGCCTCCTCCAGTCACAGTGGGGGCAATAGCTGGACGGGGCACTCGCTGGCACAAGTGTCGACTGGTTCTTAAGGAGCGAGACAAGGAAGGAGgcgagagaggagaggagtacTTCTTAGAGTTTTACATCCCTCCCAAG GCCTCAAAGCCCAGACTGACTATCCCATGCTGCTGCATCTTAGACGTCAGGAGCACCACAGCTCTTGAAGTGCCAGACAAAGAAAACACTTTTCTTCTGCAG TTGGAAGGACAGGTCCAATACGTCATTGAGACCAGAGATGCTGTACAGATGAGAGCTTGGCTGAGTGACATTAGAAACAGCATCTGTCTCAG TGAGCAAGAGGATATCGAGGGAGTGTGTGGTGGAGCACAGACAGACCTCAGCAGCACACCAGAATTCAGTGACCGTCTGTCTCAAG TTTGTTATGGTGGGGTGGGTGGTTCTCCACTGCTTGAGCAACTTCCTCCCGAGTTGCCACCCCGCGCCCCACTAGATGAACCCGATGGTCGGCTGCTTGGCGGAGGCGGAGCTAGTCTTGGCATGCCATTCCCAGAGACGCCTGATGCCACAG GGTCCTTCCTGTTCTCGGAGGGCTCAGCAGCAGAGCCAGTTGAACACCCATTAAGTGAGTGTCAGTGGTTCCACGGTACCTTGTCACGGCTCAAGGCGGCCCAGCTAGTGCTGGCAGGCGGCATGGCAAGTCATGGCGTCTTCCTTGTGCGCCAGAGTGAGACACGGCGTGGGGAGTATGTACTCACCTTCAACTTCCAGGGCAAAGCGAAG CACCTGCGCCTTTCTCTGAACGAGGATGGCCAGTGTCGTGTGCAGCATCTCTGGTTCCAGTCTATTTTTGATATGCTGGAGCACTTCCGGGTGCACCCCATTCCCCTGGAGTCTGGGGGTGCTTCGGACGTCACCCTCATCAGCTTTGTCGGTGCCACGGCTGCCCGGCAACCAG
- the sh2b1 gene encoding SH2B adapter protein 1 isoform X1 has translation MNGSLLPPPSPRAAANSSPLPPSPSPSPSPPSPSLLPLSVRPPPLPPPASGQPLSSLSDTPTPSPSPCLSWTEFCELHARVAAGDFARHFRAFLMENPHYSHDSAAAFCRRFTDRFVRHFESELEGSGAVREGTGIWVTQSDGTSLEEEPTSPPLLPPDAVSTCLPTHVRAPPKPLSAQQELDTRGADRFQNPNVFQDSYAHAQILPPSSSSSCSSSMGGNNGRREDRALTVKKYPGHLPGNGDLEEEEDSWVGPVTGEEAESDELVGKDCEAEGNTFTDRPDSSLTPLSPASGGPLNSGSKGNIPGAGGHSKNKLKKRFSLRNVGRSVRGSVRGILHWRSSSSDSPQSCGSANATPLPSSYSYTMGLQDAKRNAQGAPTSLPVSLSLPLSLPHSSSSSLPPSSSSSATSLSLSEARDRRRSNGEGEKEKWTHRLEKLRLSRSPPPTLQAPVGPTSALLPSVLPSRKTGRLVREGGVNVCSSADEFTGSHGFPGFSFGLLHHGMDNNNAVSGSSAEQTGGMPPPVTVGAIAGRGTRWHKCRLVLKERDKEGGERGEEYFLEFYIPPKASKPRLTIPCCCILDVRSTTALEVPDKENTFLLQLEGQVQYVIETRDAVQMRAWLSDIRNSICLSEQEDIEGVCGGAQTDLSSTPEFSDRLSQVCYGGVGGSPLLEQLPPELPPRAPLDEPDGRLLGGGGASLGMPFPETPDATGSFLFSEGSAAEPVEHPLSECQWFHGTLSRLKAAQLVLAGGMASHGVFLVRQSETRRGEYVLTFNFQGKAKHLRLSLNEDGQCRVQHLWFQSIFDMLEHFRVHPIPLESGGASDVTLISFVGATAARQPDLTSRPRSPPQPPPPPLPPGRPPPPTPPQERVTDVEAVGGAVASGPEECEERERDTPLRQLEGTEAEEREGGRARAIDNQYSFF, from the exons ATGAACGGCTCCTTATTACCCCCGCCTAGCCCACGGGCTGCAGCAAACtcatctcctcttcctccatccCCATCTCCCTCACCTTCTCCTCCATCTCCCTCATTGCTCCCCCTTTCTGTGCGTCCCCCACCTTTGCCCCCTCCGGCTTCTGGCCAGCCACTGTCTTCTCTGTCTGACACACCGACTCCCTCACCTTCTCCCTGCCTTAGCTGGACCGAGTTCTGTGAGCTTCATGCCCGGGTAGCTGCTGGTGATTTTGCCCGTCACTTCAGGGCCTTTCTCATGGAGAATCCACATTATTCCCACGATTCTGCTGCTGCTTTCTGCCGCCGCTTCACTGACCGATTTGTTCGGCATTTCGAGAGCGAACTCGAGGGAAGCGGTGCAGTGAGGGAGGGTACAGGGATTTGGGTCACTCAGTCTGATGGCACGTCACTGGAGGAAGAGCCGACATCTCCACCACTTCTGCCACCTGACGCTGTTTCAACCTGCTTGCCTACACACGTCAGAGCTCCACCCAAGCCACTTTCAGCTCAGCAGGAATTGGACACTAGAGGTGCAGACAGATTTCAGAATCCCAATGTTTTCCAGGACTCGTATGCTCATGCGCAAATTTTGCCACCTTCCTCTTCTTCGTCTTGTTCATCTTCAATGGGTGGGAACAACGGTCGAAGGGAAGATAGGGCATTGACGGTTAAAAAGTATCCTGGCCACTTGCCTGGTAATGGAGACCTGGAAGAAGAGGAGGACAGTTGGGTGGGGCCAGTGACAGGAGAGGAGGCAGAGTCAGATGAGCTAGTGGGGAAAGACTGCGAGGCAGAGGGCAATACTTTCACAGACAGACCTGACAGCAGCCTAACACCACTAAGCCCTGCTTCCGGTGGACCGCTAAACTCTGGGTCAAAGGGCAACATCCCAGGTGCAGGTGGTCACTCGAAAAACAAGCTAAAGAAACGCTTCTCCCTACGCAATGTGGGCCGCAGTGTGCGGGGCAGTGTGAGAGGTATCCTGCACTGGCGGAGCTCCTCTAGTGATTCGCCTCAAAGTTGTGGCTCGGCTAATGCCACGCCATTGCCCTCAAGTTACAGCTACACTATGGGCCTGCAGGATGCCAAGAGGAATGCTCAAGGTGCTCCAACCTCGCTTCCTGTCTCACTTTCCCTGCCCctttcactccctcactcatcgTCCTCATCCCTGCCGCCGTCATCCTCCAGCAGCgccacctctctctccctctctgaagCTCGTGATCGGAGGAGGAGTAATGGAGAAGGCGAGAAAGAGAAGTGGACCCACAGGCTGGAGAAGCTGCGTTTGTCCCGCTCTCCACCACCAACCCTGCAAGCACCCGTGGGACCCACGTCAGCCTTGTTACCCTCTGTCCTACCTTCTAGGAAGACAGGTAGACTTGTACGAGAGGGAGGAGTGAACGTCTGCTCCTCGGCAGATGAATTTACTGGCTCCCATGGCTTTCCAGGCTTCTCTTTCGGGTTGCTCCATCATGGCATGGACAATAACAATGCGGTCTCTGGCTCCAGTGCAGAGCAAACAGGTGGAATGCCTCCTCCAGTCACAGTGGGGGCAATAGCTGGACGGGGCACTCGCTGGCACAAGTGTCGACTGGTTCTTAAGGAGCGAGACAAGGAAGGAGgcgagagaggagaggagtacTTCTTAGAGTTTTACATCCCTCCCAAG GCCTCAAAGCCCAGACTGACTATCCCATGCTGCTGCATCTTAGACGTCAGGAGCACCACAGCTCTTGAAGTGCCAGACAAAGAAAACACTTTTCTTCTGCAG TTGGAAGGACAGGTCCAATACGTCATTGAGACCAGAGATGCTGTACAGATGAGAGCTTGGCTGAGTGACATTAGAAACAGCATCTGTCTCAG TGAGCAAGAGGATATCGAGGGAGTGTGTGGTGGAGCACAGACAGACCTCAGCAGCACACCAGAATTCAGTGACCGTCTGTCTCAAG TTTGTTATGGTGGGGTGGGTGGTTCTCCACTGCTTGAGCAACTTCCTCCCGAGTTGCCACCCCGCGCCCCACTAGATGAACCCGATGGTCGGCTGCTTGGCGGAGGCGGAGCTAGTCTTGGCATGCCATTCCCAGAGACGCCTGATGCCACAG GGTCCTTCCTGTTCTCGGAGGGCTCAGCAGCAGAGCCAGTTGAACACCCATTAAGTGAGTGTCAGTGGTTCCACGGTACCTTGTCACGGCTCAAGGCGGCCCAGCTAGTGCTGGCAGGCGGCATGGCAAGTCATGGCGTCTTCCTTGTGCGCCAGAGTGAGACACGGCGTGGGGAGTATGTACTCACCTTCAACTTCCAGGGCAAAGCGAAG CACCTGCGCCTTTCTCTGAACGAGGATGGCCAGTGTCGTGTGCAGCATCTCTGGTTCCAGTCTATTTTTGATATGCTGGAGCACTTCCGGGTGCACCCCATTCCCCTGGAGTCTGGGGGTGCTTCGGACGTCACCCTCATCAGCTTTGTCGGTGCCACGGCTGCCCGGCAACCAG